From a region of the Mytilus galloprovincialis chromosome 3, xbMytGall1.hap1.1, whole genome shotgun sequence genome:
- the LOC143066211 gene encoding sodium-coupled monocarboxylate transporter 1-like — protein sequence MASRSFYLADYIIFAITIVLSVGIGLYHAFAGGKQKTTSEFHLGNRKMAIIPVAISLLVSFESSIMMLGVPAETYVFGIQNIMGNFGWFVANLLAIKIMVPLIHPLKITSAYEYLELRFNSHAVRMLGTILGMLNYALYMGIVLFGPAIALEAVMGFPQFASIIIVAIAAVIYTSMGGIKAVIWTDVFQSFVMLAGIMAILIKGTIVSGGVKSTWTIANDNGRLNFFVWDTDITRRHTFWNLFIGSIIRGTGLIFNQSSVQRICSTPTLKDARKVMIFVSPAFLITIAMACFEGIVAYSYYHTLGCDPLKSKQITNPNQIVPFMVMDIFDGVPGMPGLFMASLFSASLSTLSSGLSSLSALFWQDLIKPHTQPMSELKGTIISKVAVIVFGVVAVCVALLVSLIGGTLTQITGTILAAVGGPLTGLFLLGCFCPWANAKGAFIGTISGIVLITWITTGQYISPNVRKAVPLPSAPIDKCYAPLTNITSLYNVSSLMSSPVYDYHSTVLTTESPMSAHIPIFFQEGYILCLSCFRSGIDYFYSIAYPWFGVIGIFAVMIVGSISSFLTGYTKPEESNPMYLISIVDELFFFLPESVKKAMRLGYNYKKPEMYGGKDTMYDKTVYVDNELDKQPDKNDEETNNHVNNENSALLNVLEENEHHTKSNNSLKKADCDSNNGSLPLLSEDSTHQGELVHNESKT from the exons ATGGCATCCCGATCGTTTTACTTGGCAGACTATATTATTTTCGCCATTACCATCGTGCTTTCAGTCGGAATTGGCCTCTATCATGCATTTGCCGGTGGGAAACAAAAAACGACATCCGAGTTTCATCTTGGAAACCGTAAGATGGCAATCATACCGGTCGCTATTTCATTGTTAGTGTCATTTGAATCATCAATCATGATGCTTGGAGTTCCTGCAGAAACATACGTGTTTGGGATTCAGAATATTATGGGCAATTTTGGATGGTTTGTTGCTAATCTGCTCGCAATTAAAATAATGGTACCGTTGATACATCCCTTGAAGATAACTAGTGCTTATGAG TACCTGGAGTTACGATTTAATTCCCATGCTGTGCGAATGCTTGGTACAATTCTTGGAATGCTGAATTAT GCTTTGTATATGGGTATTGTACTGTTTGGACCAGCAATTGCATTAGAAGCGG TAATGGGTTTCCCTCAGTTTGCTTCAATCATCATAGTTGCAATAGCTGCTGTAATATATACTTCTATG GGTGGAATAAAAGCTGTTATATGGACCGATGTCTTCCAGAGTTTTGTAATGCTCGCTGGTATTATGGCAATTCTGATAAAG GGTACCATTGTCAGTGGAGGTGTAAAGTCAACTTGGACGATTGCCAATGACAATGGACGACTTAACTTTTTCGT GTGGGACACAGACATCACAAGACGACACACCTTTTGGAATTTATTTATTGGCAGTATTATTCGAGGAACTGGATTAATATTTAATCAATCATCTGTTCAGAGGATCTGTTCTACACCAACTCTCAAAGATGCCAGAAA agtGATGATATTTGTTTCGCCAGCATTCCTCATCACAATAGCCATGGCATGCTTTGAGGGAATCGTTGCTTACTCATACTACCACACACTAGGTTGTGACCCactcaaatcaaaacaaatcacAAATCCAAATCAG ataGTACCGTTTATGGTAATGGATATTTTCGATGGTGTCCCAGGAATGCCGGGGTTGTTTATGGCTTCATTATTCAGTGCATCACTAAG TACGTTGTCATCTGGTCTCAGCAGTTTATCAGCTCTATTTTGGCAAGATTTAATTAAGCCTCATACACAGCCAATGTCAGAATTAAAAGGGACAATCATTTCTAAAGTTGCAG tCATAGTGTTTGGAGTTGTGGCTGTTTGTGTAGCACTTTTGGTGTCTCTCATTGGTGGAACTTTAACACAG ATAACTGGAACCATTCTAGCAGCAGTTGGTGGTCCGCTTACTGGTTTATTTCTTTTGGGATGTTTCTGCCCCTGGGCAAACGCTAAG GGGGCGTTTATTGGAACAATTTCGGGAATTGTATTGATCACGTGGATAACAACGGGACAGTACATATCTCCAAATGTTCGCAAAGCTGTACCATTACCGTCAGCTCCTATCGACAAGTGTTATGCACCCTTGACGAACATAACATCACTATACAATGTGTCATCACTCATGTCGTCTCCAGTATATGATTACCATTCCACTGTTTTAACCACAGAATCTCCGATGAGTGCCCACATACC TATTTTCTTTCAGGAAGGATATATT CTATGTTTGTCTTGTTTTAGGAGTGGTATAGATTATTTTTATTCCATTGCCTATCCATGGTTCGGTGTGATAGGTATATTTGCTGTGATGATTGTTGGCAGTATTTCTAGTTTTCTGACAG gtTATACAAAACCAGAAGAGTCCAATCCAATGTACTTAATATCAATCGTAGATGAACTTTTTTTCTTCTTACCGGAGTCTGTAAAAAAAGCTATGAGATTAGGTTATAACTATAAAAAACCAGAG ATGTATGGTGGAAAAGATACGATGTATGATAAGACTGTTTATGTTGATAATGAATTAGACAAACAACCTGACAAGAATGATGAAGAGACAAATAATCATGTGAACAATGAAAACAGTGCTTTACTAAATGTATTAGAAGAAAACGAACATCATACTAAATCAAATAATAGTTTGAAGAAAGCAGACTGCGATTCCAACAACGGAAGCTTGCCTCTATTATCTGAGGATTCTACTCACCAAGGTGAATTAGTACATAATGAAAGTAAAACTTAA